The following coding sequences are from one Roseofilum capinflatum BLCC-M114 window:
- a CDS encoding type I restriction-modification enzyme R subunit C-terminal domain-containing protein, with amino-acid sequence MKQTSDFETLRDKVRDLGSNLGQKANIPMVAQKLELITDIQQEEWWRDATPESIESLRCDLRELVKFVDRSHQEIVYTDFTDELGELREAEVPTTTPAFSREQYRKKVETYLRSNSNHVAIAKLKRNLPLTDEDLTELEKMLFESEAVENRDKFEEVYGKETSLKLFVRKIVGLDRKAAKEAFSQYLDTNNFSANQIRFIENIIDYLTQNGVMSPGLLYEPPFTNWHSDGLDGVFADSDVDDILEILTEFETRAS; translated from the coding sequence TTGAAGCAAACCAGCGACTTTGAGACATTGAGGGATAAGGTGAGAGATTTAGGCAGCAACTTAGGACAAAAAGCGAACATCCCCATGGTAGCCCAGAAACTCGAATTAATTACCGACATCCAACAAGAAGAATGGTGGCGCGACGCAACTCCGGAGAGTATCGAGAGTCTGCGCTGCGACCTCCGGGAGTTGGTTAAATTTGTCGATCGGAGCCACCAAGAAATCGTTTATACCGACTTCACCGACGAACTGGGAGAGTTGCGCGAGGCAGAAGTACCCACCACCACCCCAGCCTTCAGTCGCGAACAGTATCGCAAAAAAGTAGAAACCTACCTCCGCAGCAACTCCAATCATGTCGCCATTGCCAAATTAAAGCGCAATTTACCCCTAACCGATGAAGACTTAACGGAGTTAGAAAAGATGTTATTTGAGAGCGAAGCCGTAGAGAATCGCGACAAATTCGAGGAAGTTTACGGCAAAGAAACCAGCTTAAAGTTATTTGTCAGAAAAATAGTCGGCTTAGACAGAAAGGCAGCAAAAGAAGCATTTAGCCAGTATTTAGATACGAATAATTTTAGTGCCAACCAAATCCGATTTATTGAGAACATCATCGATTATTTAACCCAAAACGGCGTAATGTCACCAGGATTATTATACGAACCCCCATTTACCAACTGGCACAGCGACGGGCTAGATGGAGTGTTTGCAGACAGCGACGTGGATGATATTCTTGAAATCCTAACCGAGTTTGAGACCAGAGCCAGCTAA
- a CDS encoding TlyA family RNA methyltransferase codes for MPKQRLDLLLVERSLCDSRQLAQRLIRAGEVMVERVVIDKPGTLISTEAAIAVKERSPFVSRGGEKLAHALEHFDLTVADRIALDGGISTGGFTDCLLQNGVKQVYGVDVGYGQVDWRIRTDSRVILKERTNLRYLSAEALYNGGEPANLAVVDVSFISLAKVLPALWALLAPPRELVALVKPQFEVGRSRVGKKGVVRDPKDHSQAIATVYESAQSLGWFYRGLTHSPITGPAGNIEYLLWLEMSSGNGDRSGVLTLSMIDECTLAAKQSF; via the coding sequence TTGCCTAAACAACGACTCGATCTTTTACTGGTAGAACGGTCTCTGTGTGATTCTCGACAACTGGCCCAGCGCTTGATCCGGGCGGGTGAGGTGATGGTCGAGCGGGTGGTGATAGATAAGCCGGGGACTTTGATTTCTACAGAGGCAGCGATCGCCGTGAAGGAGCGATCGCCTTTTGTCTCTAGAGGCGGTGAAAAATTGGCCCATGCTCTTGAGCATTTTGACTTAACTGTTGCGGATCGAATTGCCCTCGATGGAGGCATTTCTACCGGAGGGTTTACGGACTGTTTGCTACAAAATGGAGTAAAACAGGTGTATGGGGTAGATGTGGGCTATGGTCAAGTTGATTGGCGCATCCGCACGGATTCGAGGGTGATTTTGAAAGAACGCACCAATTTACGCTATTTAAGTGCCGAAGCGCTATATAATGGGGGTGAACCCGCAAATTTAGCGGTAGTTGATGTTTCGTTTATTTCATTAGCCAAGGTCTTACCGGCACTATGGGCGCTGTTAGCTCCTCCCAGGGAGTTAGTCGCGTTAGTGAAGCCTCAGTTTGAGGTGGGGCGATCGCGGGTGGGGAAAAAGGGAGTCGTCCGCGATCCCAAAGACCATAGCCAGGCGATCGCCACAGTTTACGAGAGCGCACAGAGTCTAGGATGGTTTTATCGAGGCTTAACCCATTCTCCCATTACCGGGCCAGCCGGAAATATTGAATATCTGCTTTGGTTAGAGATGTCTTCAGGCAATGGCGATCGCTCTGGGGTACTCACTTTATCTATGATTGATGAATGCACCCTAGCGGCAAAACAGTCTTTCTGA